A single genomic interval of Armigeres subalbatus isolate Guangzhou_Male chromosome 1, GZ_Asu_2, whole genome shotgun sequence harbors:
- the LOC134206253 gene encoding uncharacterized protein LOC134206253 has product MPRKYVPRLCARNYANYTQEALASALKSVKQNGMSIRQASKHYKISFGTLYNRCKNLHTKSVGTPTVLSSAQEKELSEVIKVAGEWGYPLPPGRVAILVKKFLDDNLMKTRFVDNRPGPDWIASFMKRTNLAARCTQNIKRARAKVCPRTVKEYFDNLARTLHGIPKENIINYDETNFTDDPGSRRVICRRGQKHVERVLDHSKSSYSVMFAGTADGKTLSTYVVYAALHLYPTWVQGGPKGSRYNRTKSGWFDERTYEDWILTVSLPYCKKIPNDKPRVLIGDNVASHMSIRAIKSCMENNIGCGVFWAAEKGMEEYVGTMEE; this is encoded by the exons ATGCCTCGCAAGTATGTTCCGCGGCTGTGTGCAAGAAATTATGCCAACTACACGCAGGAAGCACTAGCTTCGGCATTGAAATCTGTAAAGCAAAACGGAATGTCAATCCGGCAAGCGTCCAAGCATTACAAAATTTCCTTCGGCACGCTGTATAACAGATGTAAAAATTTGCATACGAAGAGCGTCGGAACTCCAACCGTGCTATCGAGTGCCCAGGAGAAGGAGCTCAGCGAGGTGATAAAAGTTGCTGGTGAATGGGGTTACCCTCTCCCCCCGGGTCGAGTGGCAATATTGGTGAAAAAATTCCTCGATGACAACCTCATGAAAACCAGGTTTGTTGACAATCGCCCCGGTCCAGATTGGATTGCGTCCTTTATGAAGCGAACCAACTTGGCAGCCCGTTGCACTCAAAACATTAAAAGGGCTCGTGCTAAGGTGTGCCCTAGAACTGTAAAAGAATATTTTGACAACCTGGCCCGGACGCTCCATGGCATTCCGAAGGAAAATATCATAAACTACGATGAGACAAACTTTACGGACGATCCTGGAAGCCGAAGAGTGATATGTAGAAGAGGACAGAAGCACGTCGAACGCGTCTTAGACCACTCAAAATCATCATATTCCGTCATGTTCGCTGGCACTGCAGATGGAAAAACGCTTTCAACGTACGTAGTGTATGCAGCTCTTCATCTCTATCCAACATGGGTTCAAGGAGGACCTAAAGGTAGCCGCTACAATCGAACGAAGTCAG GATGGTTCGATGAACGGACGTATGAGGACTGGATTTTGACAGTTTCTCTTCCGTACTGCAAGAAGATACCGAATGATAAGCCACGAGTGTTGATTGGAGACAATGTTGCGTCCCACATGTCTATTCGAGCCATCAAAAGCTGCATGGAGAACAACATTGGATGTGGCGTATTTTGGGCCGCTGAAAAAGGCATGGAGGAGTACGTTGGAACAATGGAAGAGTAG